The following proteins come from a genomic window of Macadamia integrifolia cultivar HAES 741 chromosome 14, SCU_Mint_v3, whole genome shotgun sequence:
- the LOC122061648 gene encoding protein SENSITIVITY TO RED LIGHT REDUCED 1-like, whose product MAATSEILKPENPNEGWTVVLRRRGKQRRSNLPKIKNLEQQQQQQSQPETWTPMDLETDPKRESKLMQKIHMCMENLNKTEFYRTFLDQIQAPQIIGHFSRVLGSEYKMQMVIYGIGSIESYEPPRLQLSLAILIKRKFDWIGDIEIFDPVISTTEAKVLEALGCHVLSVNEQGRRRALKPTIFFMPHCEAILYDNLLQENWKAEFLTKMVVFGNSFERYEQHVVDFKHSVVGDSVKHVLGSRMFINEVKIETISDDFFRAFHDSSWHFFNLDQKMELQDIQL is encoded by the coding sequence ATGGCTGCTACTTCAGAAATTCTTAAACCTGAAAACCCCAATGAAGGCTGGACTGTTGTTCTACGTCGTCGAGGCAAACAGAGGCGCAGCAATCTGCCCAAGATTAAAAACTtagaacaacagcaacaacaacagtcACAACCAGAAACTTGGACGCCAATGGATCTTGAAACTGATCcaaaaagagaatcaaaactGATGCAAAAGATTCACATGTGCATGGAGAACCTCAACAAAACTGAATTCTACCGTACTTTCCTCGATCAAATCCAAGCTCCTCAAATCATTGGTCACTTTTCTAGGGTTCTGGGTTCTGAATACAAAATGCAGATGGTAATATATGGGATTGGCAGTATCGAATCATATGAACCCCCGAGATTGCAGCTGAGCCTGGCAATCTTGATCAAGAGAAAGTTCGATTGGATTGGGGACATTGAGATCTTTGATCCAGTCATATCAACTACAGAAGCCAAGGTCTTGGAAGCTTTGGGTTGTCATGTTTTATCTGTAAATGAGCAGGGACGGAGACGAGCATTGAAGCCTACAATATTCTTTATGCCACACTGTGAGGCCATTTTGTATGACAATCTGTTACAAGAAAATTGGAAAGCAGAGTTCTTAACTAAGATGGTGGTGTTTGGGAACAGCTTTGAGAGGTATGAGCAACATGTGGTGGATTTCAAGCACTCAGTTGTTGGAGATTCAGTAAAGCATGTTTTGGGTAGTAGAATGTTTATAAATGAAGTTAAGATTGAAACCATTTCGGATGATTTTTTCAGAGCTTTTCATGATTCAAGCTGGCATTTTTTCAACTTAGATCAAAAAATGGAACTCCAAGACATTCAATTGTGA